One window of Mesorhizobium sp. WSM4904 genomic DNA carries:
- the iolE gene encoding myo-inosose-2 dehydratase — MKAKLGMSPIAWWNDDLVELSDDVSLEECLRQSRSAGFTGMEMGRRFPNDPKVMLPILKDADVTLCGGWFSGTLVNEDLARNKDRIQPMIDLFKAVSAPCIVYGEVGRSIQGDRSKPLATKPKLSDDEMKAYGRRVTEFGEWCADQGMPLSYHHHMAAVVETEPELDAFMRNSGEGIPLLLDAGHLAFAGGDVLRAIDNHHKRINHVHVKDVRMGVIDGLDRTKQSFLDAVALGAFTVPGDGSLDFGAIVQKFADYGYEGWFVVEAEQDPKKNPPLKMAQVGHKELMRVMTAAGYTVETQGFPAA, encoded by the coding sequence TTGAAAGCCAAACTGGGCATGTCCCCCATCGCGTGGTGGAACGACGATCTCGTGGAATTGAGCGATGACGTGTCGCTGGAGGAGTGCCTGCGCCAGTCGCGCTCGGCCGGCTTCACCGGGATGGAGATGGGCCGCCGCTTCCCCAACGATCCGAAAGTGATGCTGCCGATCCTGAAGGACGCCGACGTCACGCTCTGCGGCGGCTGGTTTTCCGGCACGCTGGTCAATGAGGATCTGGCCAGGAACAAGGATCGTATCCAGCCGATGATCGACCTGTTCAAGGCGGTGAGCGCGCCCTGCATCGTCTATGGCGAGGTCGGCCGCTCCATCCAGGGCGACCGCTCCAAGCCTTTGGCCACCAAGCCGAAGCTCTCCGACGACGAGATGAAGGCCTATGGCCGCCGCGTCACCGAATTCGGCGAATGGTGCGCCGACCAGGGCATGCCGCTCTCCTACCACCACCACATGGCGGCGGTGGTCGAGACCGAGCCGGAGCTCGACGCCTTCATGCGCAATTCCGGCGAAGGCATTCCGCTTTTGCTCGATGCCGGCCATCTTGCCTTTGCCGGCGGCGATGTGCTGCGCGCCATCGACAACCACCACAAGCGCATCAACCACGTGCATGTGAAGGATGTGCGCATGGGCGTGATCGACGGGCTCGACCGCACCAAGCAGTCCTTCCTCGATGCCGTGGCGCTTGGCGCCTTTACCGTGCCCGGCGACGGCTCGCTCGATTTCGGCGCCATCGTGCAGAAGTTCGCCGACTACGGCTACGAAGGCTGGTTCGTGGTCGAGGCCGAGCAGGATCCGAAGAAGAACCCGCCGCTGAAGATGGCTCAGGTCGGCC
- the iolD gene encoding 3D-(3,5/4)-trihydroxycyclohexane-1,2-dione acylhydrolase (decyclizing), which produces MTKTIRLTMAQALTRFLSRQMTEIDGKKVPIFGGVWAIFGHGNVAGVGEALYQLRDELPTFRAHNEQAMAHAAIAYGKANFRRRFMAATTSIGPGALNMVTAAALAHVNRLPVLLLPGDVFANRLPDPVLQQAEDFSDGTTSVNDCFRPVSRYFDRITRPEQIILALNRAMQVLTDPAECGPVTLSLCQDVQAEAYDYPESLFAERVWTPRRLRPDRNELAAAVAALKNAKKPLVIAGGGVLYSRASSELAKLVQGAGIPVCETQGGKSSLPDDHPLNMAAVGVTGTSAANRLAEEADVVLAVGTRLQDFTTGSWALFKNAGRTIIGLNTQGFDAGKHWALPLVADAAEGLAELSAALKGWKAPTAWTDNALKGKTEWRAAAAKVTASTNAAYPSDAQVIGAVQRAMGSGVTLLHAAGGLPGELHKLWQAGTPGSYHAEYGFSTMGYEIAGGLGVKMAKPDQEVVVMVGDGSYLMLNSEIATSVMLGLKLTIVLLDNRGYGCINRLQMATGGANFNNLLKDARHEVMPDVDFAAHAASLGAVAEKVASIAELETALAKAKGNDKTTVLVIDTDPLVSTEAGGHWWDVAVPEVSSRPQVNAARKAYEEKKQMQSAGD; this is translated from the coding sequence ATGACAAAGACCATTCGCCTGACGATGGCGCAGGCGCTGACCCGCTTTCTCAGCCGCCAGATGACCGAGATCGACGGCAAAAAGGTGCCGATCTTTGGCGGCGTCTGGGCGATCTTCGGCCATGGCAATGTCGCCGGCGTCGGCGAGGCGCTCTATCAGCTGCGCGACGAGCTGCCGACCTTCCGCGCCCATAACGAGCAAGCGATGGCGCATGCGGCGATCGCCTATGGCAAAGCGAATTTCCGCCGCCGCTTCATGGCCGCGACCACCTCGATCGGCCCGGGCGCGCTGAACATGGTGACGGCGGCGGCGCTCGCCCACGTCAACCGGCTGCCCGTGCTTTTGCTGCCCGGCGATGTCTTCGCCAATCGCTTGCCCGACCCGGTGTTGCAGCAGGCCGAGGATTTCTCCGACGGCACGACGAGCGTCAACGACTGCTTCCGCCCCGTCTCGCGCTATTTCGACCGCATCACGCGGCCCGAGCAGATCATCCTGGCGCTGAACCGCGCCATGCAGGTGCTGACCGATCCAGCCGAATGCGGCCCGGTCACGCTTTCGCTCTGCCAGGACGTGCAGGCCGAAGCCTATGACTATCCTGAAAGCCTGTTTGCCGAGCGCGTGTGGACGCCACGCCGGCTGCGGCCGGATCGCAACGAGCTCGCGGCCGCCGTCGCGGCGCTGAAGAATGCCAAGAAGCCGCTGGTGATCGCCGGCGGCGGCGTTCTCTATTCTCGGGCCTCCAGCGAACTGGCCAAGCTGGTGCAGGGCGCCGGCATTCCGGTCTGCGAGACGCAAGGCGGCAAGTCCTCGCTCCCCGATGATCATCCGCTCAACATGGCCGCCGTCGGCGTCACCGGCACCTCCGCCGCCAACCGGCTGGCGGAAGAGGCGGATGTCGTTCTTGCCGTCGGCACCAGGCTGCAGGATTTCACCACCGGGTCCTGGGCGCTGTTCAAGAATGCCGGCCGCACCATCATCGGCTTGAACACGCAAGGTTTCGACGCCGGCAAGCATTGGGCGCTGCCGCTGGTCGCAGACGCGGCCGAAGGGTTGGCCGAGCTCAGCGCCGCGCTGAAGGGCTGGAAGGCACCGACCGCCTGGACCGACAACGCCCTGAAGGGCAAGACGGAATGGCGGGCAGCGGCCGCCAAGGTGACGGCTTCGACCAATGCCGCCTATCCTTCCGATGCGCAGGTGATCGGCGCCGTACAGCGCGCGATGGGCTCGGGCGTCACCTTGTTGCATGCCGCCGGCGGGTTGCCGGGCGAACTGCACAAGCTTTGGCAGGCGGGAACGCCGGGCTCCTATCATGCCGAATACGGCTTCTCGACCATGGGCTACGAGATCGCCGGCGGCCTCGGCGTCAAGATGGCGAAGCCTGATCAGGAGGTCGTCGTAATGGTCGGCGACGGCTCCTATCTGATGCTCAACTCCGAGATCGCCACCTCGGTGATGCTCGGCTTGAAGCTCACCATCGTGCTGCTCGACAACCGCGGCTATGGCTGCATCAACCGGCTGCAGATGGCGACCGGCGGCGCCAACTTCAACAATCTGCTCAAGGACGCCCGCCACGAGGTGATGCCCGATGTCGACTTCGCGGCTCATGCCGCAAGCCTCGGCGCCGTCGCCGAGAAGGTGGCGTCGATCGCCGAGCTGGAGACGGCGCTGGCCAAGGCGAAGGGCAACGACAAGACCACCGTGCTGGTCATCGACACCGATCCGCTGGTGTCGACCGAAGCCGGCGGCCACTGGTGGGATGTCGCCGTGCCGGAGGTCTCGTCGCGGCCCCAGGTCAACGCCGCGCGCAAGGCGTATGAGGAAAAAAAGCAGATGCAGAGTGCAGGTGATTGA
- the iolC gene encoding 5-dehydro-2-deoxygluconokinase has product MGEAVEAKYPPLDVITIGRASVDLYGQQIGSRLEDITSFAKSVGGCPANISVGTARLGLRSALLTRVGDEQMGRFIREQLRREGVSVDGLKTDRERLTALVLLSVEDEGISPMIFYRSDCADMALAEEDIDEAFIASARAVVVTGTHFSRPNTDAAQRKAIRLMKAKGGKVVFDIDYRPNLWGLAGHAEGFERYVKSDRVSAQLKTVLPDCDLIVGTEEEIMIASGADDCLSALKTIRSLSPATIVLKRGAKGCIVYDGPISDDLEDGIVGKGFPIEIYNVLGAGDAFMSGFLRGWLGGESFATAATWANACGAFAVSRLLCAPEYPTFEELQFFLKHGSQHLALRKDEAINHIHWATTRRRDIPSLMALACDHRVQLEDVAAKVGADASRIPDFKVLTVKAAAKVAAGRDGYGMLIDEKYGRDAMFEFARHPFAWLGRPVELPGSRPLRFEFSQDIGSQLTEWPVDHCIKCLCFYHPDDPEALKVEQQQKLRALFEAARKVGRELLVEIIAGKHGKLDDTTIPRALEELYALGIKPDWWKLEPQASANAWAKIEQVIVKNDPWCRGVVLLGLEAPQDELVAAFAATANAPIVKGFAVGRTIFINAAEQWLAGRMSNDEAVADMASRFEQLTEAWLVARGRKAA; this is encoded by the coding sequence ATGGGCGAAGCCGTGGAAGCGAAATATCCGCCGCTCGACGTCATCACGATCGGCCGCGCGTCGGTCGATCTCTACGGCCAGCAGATCGGCTCGCGGCTGGAGGACATCACCTCTTTCGCCAAGTCGGTCGGCGGTTGCCCTGCCAATATTTCCGTCGGCACGGCACGGCTCGGCCTGCGCTCGGCGCTGCTCACTCGCGTCGGCGACGAACAGATGGGCCGCTTCATCCGCGAGCAGCTCAGGCGTGAGGGCGTCTCGGTCGACGGCTTGAAAACCGACAGGGAACGGCTGACCGCGCTGGTGCTGCTGTCCGTCGAGGACGAAGGCATCTCGCCGATGATCTTCTATCGTTCCGATTGCGCCGACATGGCGCTCGCGGAAGAAGACATAGACGAGGCTTTCATCGCGTCGGCCCGGGCCGTCGTCGTCACCGGCACGCATTTCTCCCGCCCCAATACCGATGCCGCCCAGCGCAAGGCGATCCGCCTCATGAAGGCCAAGGGCGGCAAGGTCGTCTTCGACATCGACTATCGCCCGAACCTCTGGGGGCTCGCCGGCCATGCCGAGGGTTTCGAGCGCTACGTCAAGTCCGACCGCGTCTCGGCGCAGCTGAAGACGGTGCTGCCCGATTGCGATCTCATCGTCGGCACCGAGGAGGAGATCATGATCGCCTCCGGCGCCGACGATTGCCTGAGCGCGCTGAAGACGATCCGCTCTCTGTCGCCCGCCACCATCGTCTTGAAGCGCGGCGCCAAGGGCTGCATCGTCTATGATGGGCCGATCAGCGACGATCTCGAGGACGGCATCGTCGGCAAGGGCTTTCCGATCGAAATCTACAACGTGCTCGGCGCCGGCGACGCCTTCATGTCGGGCTTCCTGCGCGGCTGGCTCGGCGGCGAAAGCTTTGCCACGGCGGCGACCTGGGCCAATGCCTGCGGCGCCTTTGCCGTGTCGCGCCTGCTTTGCGCGCCGGAATATCCGACCTTCGAGGAATTGCAGTTCTTCTTGAAGCACGGCAGCCAGCATCTGGCGCTGCGCAAGGACGAGGCGATCAACCACATCCATTGGGCCACTACGCGGCGGCGCGATATCCCTTCGCTGATGGCGCTCGCTTGCGATCACCGCGTCCAGCTGGAAGACGTCGCGGCAAAAGTCGGCGCCGACGCCTCGCGCATCCCGGATTTCAAGGTGCTGACCGTCAAGGCGGCGGCCAAGGTGGCAGCCGGGCGCGACGGCTACGGCATGCTGATCGACGAGAAATATGGCCGCGACGCCATGTTCGAATTCGCCCGCCATCCCTTCGCTTGGCTCGGCCGTCCGGTCGAGCTGCCGGGATCGCGGCCGCTGCGCTTCGAGTTCTCGCAGGACATCGGCTCGCAGCTCACCGAATGGCCGGTCGACCACTGCATCAAATGCCTGTGCTTCTATCACCCGGACGATCCGGAGGCGCTGAAAGTTGAGCAACAGCAGAAGCTGCGAGCCTTGTTCGAAGCCGCGCGTAAGGTCGGTCGCGAATTGCTGGTCGAGATCATTGCCGGCAAGCACGGCAAGCTGGACGACACCACCATCCCGCGCGCACTGGAGGAGCTTTACGCGCTGGGCATCAAGCCGGATTGGTGGAAGCTCGAGCCGCAGGCTTCGGCCAACGCCTGGGCGAAGATCGAACAGGTGATCGTCAAGAACGATCCGTGGTGTCGCGGCGTCGTGCTGCTGGGGCTGGAGGCGCCGCAGGACGAGCTGGTCGCGGCCTTTGCCGCCACCGCCAATGCGCCGATCGTCAAGGGATTTGCCGTCGGTCGCACCATCTTCATCAATGCCGCCGAACAATGGCTGGCAGGCAGGATGTCGAATGACGAGGCTGTCGCCGACATGGCCTCGCGCTTCGAGCAGCTGACCGAGGCATGGCTTGTCGCGCGCGGCCGTAAAGCAGCATAA
- a CDS encoding MurR/RpiR family transcriptional regulator, whose product MDERVPRDFETLRATILERRANLPKRIAQIAAYALDNPDDIAFGTAASIAASAGVQPSTLIRFAQQLGFDGFTSLQQVFRERLRERNSSYDERLAALRAKAEEGAGHRAIFDGFVAAASTSLSDISRTLNDAHFEEAIALLAKAETIYVLAKRRSYPVASYIAYALGKLKIRNQLVESAAGLNAEMIGFATPRDAVIAISFSPYAPATIEETRAIAEQGVPIVAITDSSFSPLAQFAKVWFEVAEADFGGFRSISATMALAMALTVAVGEKRRDSGRKRKG is encoded by the coding sequence ATGGACGAACGGGTGCCTCGCGATTTCGAGACGTTGCGTGCAACGATCCTGGAGCGGCGCGCGAACCTGCCCAAGCGTATCGCGCAGATCGCCGCCTATGCGCTCGACAATCCCGACGACATCGCCTTCGGCACGGCGGCGAGCATCGCCGCCTCGGCCGGCGTCCAGCCCTCGACGCTGATCCGTTTCGCCCAGCAGCTCGGCTTCGACGGCTTCACCAGCCTGCAGCAGGTTTTTCGCGAGCGCCTGCGCGAGCGCAATTCCTCCTATGACGAGCGACTGGCGGCGCTGCGCGCCAAGGCCGAGGAAGGCGCCGGGCACCGGGCGATCTTCGACGGCTTCGTCGCCGCCGCCAGCACGTCGCTCAGCGACATTTCGCGCACGTTGAACGATGCGCATTTCGAAGAGGCGATCGCGCTCCTGGCGAAAGCCGAAACCATCTACGTGTTGGCCAAGCGCCGCTCCTATCCGGTCGCCTCCTACATCGCCTATGCGCTGGGCAAGCTCAAGATCCGCAATCAGCTGGTGGAATCGGCCGCGGGCCTGAACGCCGAGATGATCGGCTTCGCCACGCCGCGCGACGCCGTCATCGCCATCAGCTTCTCGCCTTACGCGCCCGCGACCATCGAAGAGACGCGCGCGATCGCCGAGCAGGGCGTGCCGATCGTCGCCATCACCGACAGCTCGTTCTCGCCGCTCGCCCAGTTCGCCAAGGTCTGGTTCGAAGTTGCCGAGGCCGATTTCGGCGGTTTCCGCTCGATCTCGGCGACGATGGCATTGGCAATGGCGCTGACGGTTGCCGTCGGCGAGAAGCGTCGCGACTCCGGCCGCAAGCGCAAGGGCTGA
- a CDS encoding Gfo/Idh/MocA family oxidoreductase, whose protein sequence is MVGVGLIGTGFMGKCHAIAWNAVGTVFPDVEKPKLVHLGEVNDELAKRKAGEFGFAKGSGDWRAVVNDPEVDVVSLTTPNQFHPEMAIAILEAGKHLWCEKPMAPSFAEAEAMAKAATKSGKVAVLGYNYIQNPAIRHIGALLDEQIIGDVNLVRIEMDEDFMADPEALFFWKHEAASGYGALDDFAVHPLSLIKVLFGRVARVMCDMAKPYADRKLASGGRRAVETYDIASVLMHLENGVAGTLLVNRSAWGRKGRIAIQIFGSKGSILYDQERMNEFQLYLTADRPTEQGYRTILVAPHHKPYDSFLPAPGHGLGFNDLKMIECRELLMRIAGKPARVIDFDEGLEIERTVHAMARSFQEQRWMDVR, encoded by the coding sequence ATGGTTGGAGTGGGCCTCATCGGCACGGGCTTCATGGGCAAGTGCCACGCCATCGCCTGGAACGCGGTCGGCACCGTCTTTCCCGATGTCGAGAAGCCGAAGCTGGTGCATCTGGGCGAGGTCAATGACGAGCTTGCAAAGCGCAAGGCCGGCGAGTTCGGCTTTGCCAAGGGATCCGGCGATTGGCGCGCCGTGGTCAACGACCCGGAGGTCGATGTCGTCTCGCTGACAACGCCTAACCAGTTCCATCCGGAAATGGCGATCGCCATCCTCGAAGCCGGCAAGCACCTGTGGTGCGAGAAGCCTATGGCGCCGAGCTTCGCCGAGGCCGAGGCCATGGCGAAGGCGGCAACGAAATCCGGCAAGGTCGCAGTACTCGGCTACAACTACATCCAGAACCCGGCAATCCGTCACATCGGCGCGCTGCTCGACGAACAGATCATCGGCGACGTCAATCTCGTGCGCATCGAGATGGACGAGGATTTCATGGCCGATCCCGAAGCGCTGTTCTTCTGGAAGCACGAGGCGGCTTCCGGCTATGGCGCGCTGGACGATTTCGCCGTCCATCCGCTGTCGCTGATCAAGGTGCTGTTCGGCCGCGTTGCCCGCGTCATGTGCGACATGGCCAAACCCTATGCCGACCGGAAACTCGCTTCCGGCGGCCGTCGGGCGGTCGAAACCTACGATATCGCCAGCGTGCTGATGCATCTCGAAAACGGCGTCGCCGGCACGCTGCTGGTCAACCGCTCGGCCTGGGGTCGCAAGGGCCGCATCGCCATCCAGATTTTCGGCTCGAAGGGCTCGATCCTCTACGACCAGGAGCGGATGAACGAGTTCCAGCTCTACCTGACCGCCGACCGGCCGACCGAGCAGGGCTACCGCACCATCCTGGTGGCGCCGCACCACAAGCCATACGATTCCTTCCTGCCGGCGCCCGGCCACGGCCTCGGCTTCAACGACCTCAAGATGATCGAATGCCGAGAACTGCTGATGCGGATCGCCGGCAAGCCGGCGCGCGTCATCGATTTCGACGAAGGGCTGGAGATCGAGCGCACCGTGCACGCCATGGCGCGCTCCTTCCAGGAACAGCGCTGGATGGATGTGAGGTAA
- a CDS encoding YafY family protein, with translation MRKASRLFEIIQILRLARKPVTAAMIAEQLEVTVRSVYRDIAALQAMRVPIDGGRGIGYILRPGFDLPPLMFSIEEMEAIVLSLALLERTGDDELKQAAKRVGAKIAGAVPPPLRQTLDANALHAWGFAAPSAPTVDLALVRRAIRDEEKLDLAYRDEAGRDTERIIRPIALIYYAETANIVAWCELRQAIRNFRSDRIEDCRLTGLWFKGEGDRLRQVWVDGWEINGSAESA, from the coding sequence ATGCGCAAGGCATCGCGCCTGTTCGAGATCATCCAGATCCTGCGGCTGGCCCGAAAGCCGGTGACGGCGGCGATGATCGCCGAGCAGCTGGAAGTGACGGTGCGCTCGGTCTATCGCGACATCGCCGCGCTTCAGGCGATGCGCGTGCCGATCGACGGCGGGCGCGGCATCGGTTACATCCTGCGTCCCGGTTTCGACCTGCCGCCGCTGATGTTTTCGATCGAGGAGATGGAGGCGATCGTGCTGTCGCTGGCTCTGCTCGAGCGCACCGGCGACGACGAGCTCAAGCAGGCGGCCAAGCGGGTTGGCGCCAAGATCGCCGGCGCAGTGCCGCCACCCTTGCGCCAGACGCTCGACGCCAACGCCCTGCATGCCTGGGGGTTCGCCGCGCCTTCGGCCCCGACGGTCGATCTTGCCCTGGTGCGCCGCGCCATCCGCGACGAAGAGAAGCTCGACCTTGCCTATCGCGACGAAGCCGGCCGCGACACTGAGCGCATCATCCGCCCGATCGCGCTCATCTACTATGCAGAGACCGCCAACATCGTCGCCTGGTGCGAGTTGCGCCAGGCGATCCGCAATTTCCGCAGCGACCGCATCGAGGACTGCCGGCTGACTGGCCTGTGGTTCAAGGGCGAGGGCGACCGCCTGCGGCAGGTGTGGGTCGACGGCTGGGAGATCAATGGCTCTGCGGAGAGCGCCTGA
- a CDS encoding LysE family translocator, whose protein sequence is MSYSENLWLFFILLFGIIAVPGMDMLFVLANALTGGGNRGLAATAGIMLGGAVHTLNGAVGVGLLMHFVPILFKPLLIAGAAYMAYIGISLMRSSITVGDDGPAGSRSAWKAFRQGLVTCLINPKAYLFILAVYPQFLKPAYGPIWMQATIMGLLTVATQAAIYGGLAITAGRSRAMLVDNPGATAFAGRAAGLLLFAVSVFTAWEGLRAA, encoded by the coding sequence ATGAGTTATAGCGAAAACCTCTGGCTTTTCTTCATCCTGCTGTTCGGCATCATCGCCGTGCCGGGCATGGATATGCTGTTCGTGCTGGCCAACGCGCTGACCGGCGGCGGCAATCGGGGCCTTGCCGCGACCGCCGGCATCATGCTGGGCGGCGCGGTGCACACGCTGAACGGCGCGGTCGGCGTCGGCCTGCTCATGCATTTCGTGCCGATCCTGTTCAAGCCGCTGCTGATCGCCGGCGCCGCCTATATGGCATATATCGGCATTTCGCTGATGCGCAGCTCGATCACCGTCGGCGATGACGGGCCGGCCGGCAGCCGCTCCGCCTGGAAGGCTTTTCGGCAGGGGTTGGTCACCTGCCTGATCAATCCCAAGGCCTATCTCTTTATCCTCGCGGTCTATCCGCAGTTCCTCAAGCCGGCCTACGGTCCGATCTGGATGCAGGCGACAATCATGGGGTTGCTGACGGTCGCCACCCAGGCCGCCATCTATGGCGGGCTCGCAATCACCGCGGGGCGCAGCCGGGCGATGCTGGTCGACAATCCCGGGGCGACCGCTTTTGCCGGGCGCGCGGCCGGGCTGCTTTTGTTTGCGGTCTCGGTTTTCACCGCATGGGAGGGGTTGAGGGCGGCGTGA
- a CDS encoding 3-deoxy-7-phosphoheptulonate synthase yields the protein MLTTTDDLRVKELKVLSTPDEVMREIPRSLTATRTVAASRNAIHSILTGADDRLVVIVGPCSIHDPVAAVDYASRLAALREALADRLEIVMRVYFEKPRTTVGWKGLINDPDLDGSFNIDKGLRMARNVLSAVNNLGLPAATEFLDMTTPQYIADLVAWGAIGARTTESQIHRELASGLSCPVGFKNGTDGNLRIAGEAVKSAAQPHHFMAVTKGGRSAIAATTGNEDCHVILRGGVVPNYDAASVDAAAAELGRIGVAPRLMIDVSHANSGKRPENQPKVAHDVAGQVAAGDERIIGVMIESNLVAGRQDVVPGKPLAYGQSITDGCIDWAATETVLHGLAGAVEWRRSVKRELLATRQGAA from the coding sequence GTGTTGACCACCACAGACGACCTTCGGGTCAAGGAACTCAAAGTCCTGAGCACGCCGGACGAGGTGATGCGCGAGATACCGCGCTCACTGACGGCGACGCGCACCGTTGCCGCTTCGCGCAACGCCATCCATTCCATCCTGACCGGGGCCGACGATCGACTGGTAGTCATCGTCGGCCCTTGTTCCATCCACGATCCGGTCGCCGCCGTGGACTATGCCAGCCGTCTGGCGGCGCTGCGCGAGGCCCTGGCGGACCGGCTCGAGATCGTCATGCGCGTCTATTTTGAGAAGCCGCGCACCACGGTCGGCTGGAAGGGCCTGATCAACGATCCCGATCTCGACGGCAGCTTCAACATCGACAAGGGGCTGCGGATGGCGCGCAACGTGCTGTCGGCCGTCAACAATCTCGGCCTGCCGGCGGCGACCGAGTTCCTCGACATGACGACGCCGCAATATATCGCCGACCTCGTCGCATGGGGCGCCATCGGCGCGCGCACGACCGAAAGCCAGATCCATCGCGAGCTGGCCTCGGGCCTCTCCTGCCCGGTTGGCTTCAAGAACGGCACCGACGGCAATTTGAGAATCGCCGGCGAAGCGGTGAAGTCGGCCGCCCAGCCGCATCATTTCATGGCGGTGACCAAGGGTGGCCGCAGCGCCATCGCAGCGACCACCGGCAATGAGGACTGCCATGTCATCCTGCGTGGCGGTGTGGTGCCCAACTACGACGCGGCAAGTGTCGATGCGGCCGCCGCGGAGCTCGGCCGCATCGGCGTCGCGCCGCGGCTGATGATCGACGTCAGCCACGCCAACAGCGGCAAGCGGCCGGAGAACCAGCCGAAAGTCGCGCATGACGTGGCGGGCCAGGTCGCGGCGGGCGACGAGCGCATCATCGGCGTCATGATCGAGAGCAACCTCGTCGCCGGCCGTCAGGACGTCGTGCCCGGCAAGCCGCTCGCCTACGGGCAGAGCATCACCGATGGCTGCATCGACTGGGCGGCCACCGAGACGGTGCTGCACGGCCTTGCCGGCGCCGTCGAATGGCGCCGGTCGGTGAAGCGCGAATTGCTCGCAACCCGCCAGGGCGCTGCCTGA
- a CDS encoding SDR family oxidoreductase yields MNGLAGRNSETRAIVTGGAQGIGFAVAEALADEGCRALALIGRSQEKGDKAVAALKKSGVDAIFISADVAKVADCKRAVATAIAHFGTLNALVNAAATSARGSLVETSEELFDQIFDTNVRGPFFLMQGLVAHLLERKAPGSIVNVLSMSAHAGQSFLTPYSTSKGALMTLTKNVASSYRRNRIRCNAVLPGWMDTEGEAIVQKKWHDAPDDWLAKAEAAQPMGQLVKPAQLARLITYMLSPQAGVMTGSLVDYDQNIAGVIGE; encoded by the coding sequence ATGAACGGTTTGGCCGGTCGCAATTCAGAAACGCGCGCCATCGTCACCGGTGGCGCGCAGGGCATCGGCTTCGCTGTCGCGGAGGCGCTCGCCGACGAAGGCTGCCGCGCGCTGGCGCTCATCGGCCGCTCGCAGGAGAAGGGCGACAAAGCGGTGGCCGCGCTCAAGAAGAGCGGCGTCGACGCCATCTTCATCAGCGCCGACGTCGCCAAGGTCGCCGACTGCAAGCGCGCCGTCGCAACGGCGATTGCTCATTTCGGCACGCTAAACGCGCTGGTCAACGCCGCCGCTACCTCGGCGCGCGGCTCGCTGGTCGAGACATCGGAAGAGCTGTTCGACCAGATCTTCGACACCAATGTGCGCGGGCCCTTCTTCCTGATGCAGGGCCTGGTCGCGCATCTTTTGGAGCGCAAGGCGCCAGGCTCGATCGTCAATGTCTTGTCGATGTCGGCGCATGCCGGCCAGTCCTTCCTGACGCCCTATTCCACCAGCAAGGGTGCGCTGATGACGCTGACCAAGAATGTCGCGAGCTCCTATCGGCGGAACCGCATCCGCTGCAACGCGGTGCTGCCCGGCTGGATGGACACCGAAGGCGAGGCGATCGTGCAGAAGAAATGGCACGACGCGCCGGACGACTGGTTGGCAAAGGCCGAGGCCGCCCAGCCGATGGGCCAGTTGGTCAAGCCGGCGCAGCTTGCCCGGCTGATCACCTATATGCTCAGTCCCCAGGCCGGCGTCATGACCGGCTCGCTGGTCGACTACGATCAGAACATAGCTGGGGTCATCGGCGAGTAA